The DNA segment TGAAGGCGTACGACTCGAAGCTCCTGGACCAGAGTGCTGGGGAGATCGTCGAGACGGCCAAGCGCACGGGCGCCAAGGTGGCCGGTCCGATCCCCCTGCCGACGCGCATCAACAAGTTCACCGTGTTGCGTTCGCCGCACGTGGACAAGAAGAGCCGCGAGCAGTTTGAGATCCGCACGCACAAGCGCCTGCTCGATATCCTCGAGCCGACCCAGCAGACGCTGGACGCGCTGATGAAGCTGGATCTGTCTGCCGGCGTTGACGTCGAGATCAAGTCCTAGGAAGCGGGATGGCGTCGGAGTGGTTTCACTCTGACCCCCGAGGAAAGTGCCATGGCGAAGTTTGACGTAGTCGACCTGGATTTGAAGAAGGTGTCGGAGATCGAACTCTCCGACGAGATCTTCGGCGCCGAGCCGAACACCCACCTGTTCTATGAGGTGGCGAAGATGCAGCAGATCAACCGGCGCCGCGGCACGGTCGGGGTGAAGAACACCTCGCTCGTCAGCGGCGGCGGCAAGAAGCCCTGGAAGCAGAAGGGCACCGGCCGTGCCCGTCAGGGTTCCATCCGCGCCTCCCACTGGGTGGGCGGCGGCAAGGCGATGGCCCCCAAGGCCCGTGACTACTTCTACCGACCGCCCCGCAAGGTCCGTCGCGGTGCCCTGCGCGCCGTGCTGTCCCTGCGCGCCCGGGAGAAGCAGCTCATCATCCTGGACGGCTTCAAGCTGGACGCCCCGAAGTCGAAGCAGGCCTTCGAGGTGCTCACCCGCCGCCTGAAGCTCCAGAACGCGCTGATCATCGACGAGCGCGGCAACACGAACCTGCACCGCAGCGTGCGCAACCTGGCGAAGTTCGACGTGCTGCCGCCCGAGGGTCTCAACCTCGAGTCCGTGCTCAAGCACTCGCACGTCGTCCTGACTTCCGCCGCCGCGAAGGCGCTTGAGGGGTCCCTGTCATGAATCTGAACGACGTCATCAAGGGCCCGCTCATCACGGAGAAGCTGGACAAGGCCCGTGAGAAGTTCCGCCAGTACTCGTTCATCGTGGACCGCAAGGCCACGAAGCACGACGTGTCCCGCGCGGTCCAGTCCCTGTTCAAGGTCACGGTGGAGGCTGTTCGCACCAACATCGTGCGTGGCAAGACGAAGCGGGTGGGCAAGAGCATCGGCCAGCGCCCCAACTTCAAGAAGGCGGTCGTCACCCTCAAGGAAGGTGACAAGATCGAACTCTTCGAAGGGGGAGCGGTCTGACGCCACTGGCGACAGATCCGCCTGAGAGGAACACACCATGGGCATCAAGAAGTACAAGCCGACAAGCGCCGCCCGCCGTCTGATGACGGTGTCCGACTTCGCGGACATCACCAAGGATTCGCCGGAGAAGGCCCTCACCGAGCCGCTCAAGCGCTCGGGTGGCCGCAACGTTCACGGCCACATCACCCGTCGTCACCAGGGTGGCGGTCACAAGCGTCGCTACCGCACCATCGACTTCAAGCGTCGTGACAAGGACGGCGTGCCGGCCAAGGTGGTCGCGGTCGAGTACGACCCGAACCGCACGGCCAACATCGCCCTCCTGCACTACGCGGACGGCGACAAGCGCTACATCCTGGCCCCCGTGGGCCTGGCCGTGGGCGACACCGTGTTCGCCGGTTCCACCGCCGACATCCGGCCGGGCAACAGCCTGCCGCTGCAGAACATCCCGGTGGGTACGGTCATCCACAACGTGGAGCTGAAGCCGGGCCGTGGCGCCCAGGTCATCCGCTCCGCGGGCACCTCCGGCCAGCTGATGGCCAAGGAAGACCGTTACGCTCAGGTCCGCATGCCTTCCGGCGCTGTGCGCAAGGTGCTCATCGAGTGCCGTGCCACCGTCGGACAGGTGGGCAACATCGAGCACGAAATCATTCGCATCGGTAAGGCGGGTAAGAGCCGCTGGCTGGGCATTCGGCCCACCGTCCGCGGTTTGGCCATGAACCCTGTCGACCACCCGCACGGTGGTGGTGAGGGTAAGTCCGGCCAGGGTAATCCGCACCCGGTGTCTCCGTGGGGCAAGAAGACCAAGGGCCTCACCACGCGCACCAACAAGCGCACCGACAAGTTCATCGTGAGCGGCCGCCGCCAGGGCGCGCGCAGCCAGTAAGAGGATTTGAAACATGGCTCGTTCGATCAAGAAGGGTCCGTTCGTCGACGATCACCTCCTCAAGAAGATCGAGGGGATGATTGCGGCGAACAAGAAGGCGGTCGTCAAGACCTGGTCCCGGCGCTCCACGATTCTCCCTGAGTTCGTGGGTCACACCTTCGCCGTGCACAACGGCAAGAAGTTCATTCCGGTGTTCGTGACGGAGAACATGGTGGGCCACAAGCTCGGCGAGTTCGCTCCTACGCGCACCTTCGGCGGGCACTCGGCGGAGAAGAAGGTCGCCAAGGCCCCGGGCAAGTAGCCCGTACCTACGCCTGAGAGCCTGAGGAGATGACCATGGAGTCGACTGCACATCTGCGTCACCTGCGCATGAGCCCGCGCAAGCTGTCCCTCGTCGCGGCGCTCATCCGGGGCAAGCCTGTCGAGGCTGCCCTGAACATCCTGAAGTTCACCCCGCGCGCTGCTGCGCGGCCGGTGGAGAAGCTCATCAAGAGCGCCGTCGCCAACGCGACGGACCTGTCCAAGGGCCAGGTCGACGTGGATACCCTCTACGTCAAGACCATCTCCGTGGATCAGGCCGCCACCCAGCGCCGGTTCATGCCGCGCGCCATGGGGCGCGCGACGCCCATTCAGAAGAAGTCTGCCCACGTCCACGTCGTGCTGGCCGAGGCCAAGAAGTAGGACCCGTCGGGCCCTGCCCGGACGCACCAAGGAGATTCAGTTTGGGACAGAAAGTACATCCGATTGGGTTCCGGCTCGGCGTCATCAAGACCTGGGACTCCAAGTGGTTTGAGCACAAGAACTACGCTCAGTGGCTCCACGAAGACATCCGCATCCGCGAGTTCGTCAAGAAGTCGCTGAACCACGCGGGCGTGTCGAAGGTGGAGATTGAGCGCGCCGCCAACAAGGTGAAGGTCAACGTCCACACCGCGCGTCCGGGCATCGTCATCGGCAAGCGTGGCGCTGGCATCGAGACCGTCAAGAAGGACCTCCAGCAGTTCACCAAGAACGAGGTCTTCCTGAACATCGTCGAGGTCCGCAAGGCCGAGACCGACGCGCAGCTCGTGGCGGAGAACATCGCCACGCAGCTCGAGCGCCGTATCGCCTTCCGCCGCGCCATGAAGAAGGCGCTGCAGACCGCGATGAAGTTCGGGGCCAAGGGCATCCGCGTGGCCTGCTCGGGCCGCCTGGGTGGTGCCGAGATGGCCCGCTACGAGTGGTACCGCGAGGGCCGCGTGCCCCTGCACACCCTCCGCGCGGACATCGACTTCGGCTTCGCCGAGGCCAAGACGACCTACGGCAAGATTGGCTGCAAGGTCTGGATCTGCAAGGGCGAGGTCCTCCCCGGCAAGGGCGGCCAGGCCCCCATGCCCACCAACCGGTAAGACGCCCCTGTGGGGCGGGCCCTAAGAAGCCCGCCCTGCACGGAAGGCACGAAGGACATCGACCATGCTTCAGCCTGCTCGAACCAAATACCGCAAGATGCAGAAGGGCCGCATGTTCGGCTCGGCCCACCGCGGCAGCGACCTCACCTACGGTGAGTTCGGCCTGGTGAGCCTCCAGCCGGGCTGGATCACCTCGCGCCAGATCGAGGCGGCCCGTATCGCGATGACCCGCCACGTGAAGCGCGGCGGCAAGATCTGGATCCGGATCTTCCCGGACAAGCCCATCACGAAGAAGCCCGCCGAAACCCGTATGGGTACCGGTAAGGGCGGCGTGGAGTACTACGTCGCGGTCGTCAAGCCGGGACGCGTGCTCTATGAGATGGAGGGCATGACGCAGGAGATCGCCACCGGTGCGCTGAAGCTGGCGCAGGCGAAGCTGCCGGTGCTCACCAAGATCGTGCGCCGCAGCGAGCTCTCGCTGTAGTCACGCACCGCCGGGACGGGCGCTCCACCTGGTGACAGGGGAGGGCGCCCGCATCCCGCGCCGAGGAGACCAAGATGGCGACTGCGAAGGAATTGAAGGAACTGTCGACGGACGACCTGCAGAACCGCGCGAAGGAACTGCGCGATACGCTGGTCCAGGATCGGCTCAAGCGTCGGACCGGCTCGCTGGACAGCCCCGCTGAGGGCGTGCAGCACCGCCGTGATCTGGCCCGCATCCTCACCGTCCTGGGCGAAAAAGCCCGGGCCGCGAAGGCGGGGTAGTAGTAGCAGTGCATCCGCGGGCATCCGGGCTCACCCGGGTGTCCGTGGCCATCCGGGCAGAGGGTCCGGGTGCATGACAGACAGTGAGAACCAACATGGCTGAAGCGACCGAAACGCCCGCTGCCGAGACCTCCACCCGGGGTCGTCCCAAGACCCGCGTGGGCATCGTCACCTCCAACAAGATGCAGAAGACGGTGGTCGTCACCGTCCAGCGTCGTGCTCCCCACCCGAAGTACGGGAAGATCATGAGCCTGCGCGAGAAGTACAAGGCGCACGTCGAGGATCACGACTACCCGAAGAAGGTCACCATCAACGAGGGTGACCGGGTGCGCATCGCCGAGACCAAGCCCGCTTCGAAGGACAAGCGTTGGCGCGTGGTCGAGGTGTTGGAGAAGAGCAAGAACGTCTAGGTAGGTCACACCGCGTCCGTGCGCCATGAAGCGCGTGGACGGGTTCGAGCAAGAGGAGACTTCACATGATTCAGATGCAGAGTGTGCTCGATGTGGCCGACAACTCGGGCGCCAAGAAGGTGTTTTGCATCAAGGTTCTCGGCGGCTCCAAGCGCAAGTACGCCTCCATCGGCGACGTCATCGTCGTGTCGATCCGCGAGGCCCTGCCCAACTCCAAGGTGAAGAAGGGTGACGTGGCCAAGGCCGTCATCGTCCGCACCCGTCGCGAGGTGGGTCGTGCGGATGGCAGCTACATCAAGTTCGACGGCAACTCGGCGGTCCTCATCAACAAGGACCTGGAGCCCATCGGGACGCGCATCTTTGGGCCGGTCGCCCGTGAGCTGCGTGCCCGCAAGTTCATGAAGATCATCTCGCTGGCGCCCGAGGTCCTCTAAGAGGACGCAGGCCTGACGGCGAACAGCCAGAGTGAGGAAGCCATGCAGAAGCTGAAAGTCGGTGACACCATCCAGGTCATCTCCGGGTCTGAGCGCTCGGAGAAGACGCCGGCGACCAAGCGCGGCAAGGTGCTGAAGGTTGACCGGGAGGCGGGCCGCGTGACGGTCGAGGGCCTGCGCCTGGTCAAGCGCCACATGCGCAAGACGCCGCAGAGCCCCGAGGGCGGCATTATCGAGAAGCCGGGCACCATCGCGCTCTCGAACGTCCAGGTGGTCTGCGCCAAGTGTGACAAGCCGACCCGCGTCGGCATCCGCAAGGAGGGGGAGACCTCCAAGCGGTTCTGCAAGCAGTGTGACGCCCTGATTGACTAGGGGTCGGTGTTCGGGCATGTATGCGCGCCCCTTGCCCCACCCCGTGGTGGGGCAAGCGGGCGTGCACGTCCAGAGAGCTGAAATGGTTGAGTTCTCCGGGTGTTTCCACGTTCTAGACGCAGGACTGATCGGACGCGCTGGGTCCATGACGGCGCCCCGAAGCAGGGGAATGAAAGATGGCTGACGAGAAGAAGGCCGACTCGAAGGAAAAGAAGAGCAAGAAGCGCGGCAAAGAAGAAGCCAAGAAGGTTGGCTTCGCCGCGAACATCGAGGAGGGCCTGAAGGCCCGCTCGGCGCGCCTCAAGGACCGCTTCCGCGCGGAAGGTGTTCCTGCGCTGATGAAGGAACTGGGGCTCGGAAACCCCATGGAAGTGCCGCGGCTGGAGAAGATCGTCGTCAACATGGGTCTGGGCGAGGCGCTCGCCAACAACAAGATCCTGGAGTCGGCGGTGGACCAGCTGGCTGCCATCACCGGTCAGAAGCCGGTCGTGACGCGCGCGCGCAAGTCCATCGCGAACTTCAAGCTGCGCCAGGGCCAGGCCATCGGTGCCGCTGTCACGCTGCGCGGCGACCGCATGTTCGAGTTCATGGACCGCCTCATCACCGTCGCGCTGCCTCGCGTGCGTGACTTCAAGGGTGTGTCCCCCAAGGCCTTTGACGGGAAGGGCAACTACACGCTCGGCGTGCGTGAGCAGATCATCTTCCCGGAAATCAACTACGATCAGATCGAAAAGGTGAAGGGGCTCAACATCAGCTTCGTCACCACCGCCCGGAACGACGAGCAGGGCCTCGCGCTGATGCGTCACTTCGGCATGCCGTTCCGTCAGTAACCGAGCCCAGGACTCCCATCGATCATGGCCAAGCTCTCCAAGATTGCCCAGGCAAAGCGCAAGCTGAAGTTCCCCGTGCGTCAGTACAACCGCTGCGGTCTCTGCGGTCGTCCTCGCGCCTTCCTGCGCAAGTTCAAGATGTGCCGTATCTGCCTGCGTCACCGCGCCCTGCGTGGTGAGATTACCGGCGTCACCAAGTCGTCCTGGTAGGCGTTGGACCCGGAGCCCCGTCCCTGTCCTGAAGAGGGCAGGGCGGTATCCGGTTGAAGTAGAAGAGAAGTAGCGGTCGTCGCGAACCCCCGGGATGGGCCCGGCAGGCGCGGTGGCCGCGAACGCGGTGTGTCCCATGGGGACCGCTGCTTTGCTTGAAGGTGCTTCATGCCGGTCAATGATCCCGTCGGCGACATGCTGACCCGCCTGCGCAACGCCTCGCGTGCGCGGCACGACAAGGTCGTCATCCCCCACTCGAAGCTCAAGGTGGAGATCGTCAAGGTCCTCAAGGACGAGGGCTACATCGGGGATTTCGCCATCCACGAGGTCGCGCCCCAGAACGAGATCACCGTCCAGCTGAAGTACGGCCCGGACCGCAGCCCGGCCATCACCGGCATTCGCCGCGTGTCGAAGCCCGGCCTGCGTCGTTACGTCGCGGTGCGCGACATCCAGCCGGTGCTCGGTGGCATGGGCATCTCCATCCTCTCCACCTCGCGCGGCATCCTGGTGGACACCGAGGCCCGGAAGCAGAAGGTCGGCGGCGAGCTGCTCTGCACGGTCTACTAGCCAGGAGCCTGGGTGAAGCGCCCCGCGAGGAGCGCGCCCCGGGCGACGACAGCACGAGGCAATCATGAGTCGGATTGGAAAACTGGCGATCAAGCTTGGTGACAAGACGAAGGTCAATGTCGCCAACCAGCAGGTCAACTTCGAAGGCCCCAAGGGCAAGCTGTCCGTCAAGCTCCCCGCCAAGGTGAAGGTGGAGGTCAAGGACGGCCAGGTGACGGTGCAGCGCGAGGATGACTCGCGTGAGGCCCGCAGCCTGCACGGCCTGACGCGGACCATCCTTGCCAACGCGGCGAAGGGCGTGTCCGCAGGCTTCGAGAGGCGTCTGGACATCCGCGGCGTCGGTTTCCGCGCGGAAGTGAAGGGCAAGGCCATTCACTTCTCGCTCGGTTACTCCCACCCGGTGGTGTTCAACCTGCCGGAGGGTGTGACGGCGGAAGTCGACAAGACCTCCCGTACCGAGGACAGCCTTCCCACGGTGGGGCTGACGCTCCGCTCGGCGGACAAGGAAGCCCTGGGCGCCACGGCGGTGAACATCCGCTCGCTGCGTCCGCCGGAGCCCTATAAGGGCAAGGGCATCAAGTACGCCGAGGAGCGCATCCGTCGCAAGGAGGGCAAGACCGGTACGACCTAGTCGTCGCCGCGTCTTCGCCGAGCATTCAACCCCGCCGGGCCTTGAGGTCTGGCGGAATCATCCGGCGGCGGAAGGCCGCATCGCCGCCGGACGGAAAAGGAAGCAGCCATGTCCAAGACTGTCGAGCAGCGCCTCAAGAGGAAGAACCGCATCCGCAAGAAGCTCTCCGGAACCACGGAGCGTCCGCGGCTGTCGGTCTACAAGAGCCTCAAGCACATCTACGCGCAGGTGGTGGACGACTCCACCGGCCGCACGCTGGCGTTCGCGTCGTCCCTGTCCAAGGAGTTGAAGGGCAAGGACGAGGGCGACAAGAAGGCCGACGCGAAGCGCGTGGGCTCCCTCATCGCGGAGAAGTGCAAGGCCGCCAACGTCGATGCGGTGGTGTTCGACCGCAACGGCTTCCCTTACCATGGGCGCATCGCCGCCGTGGCTGACGCCGCGCGCGAGGCCGGCCTGAAGTTCTAGGTACCAGAAAGGAATTCCTCAAGTGGCAACTCCGATCAATCCGAACGATCTGGACCTGACCGACCGCGTGGTGAACATCAACCGCGTGGCCAAGGTGGTGAAGGGTGGCCGCCGGTTCTCGTTCGCCGCGCTTGTCGTGGTGGGCGATGGCAACGGGCACGTGGGCGTGGGCCTGGGCAAGGCCAACGAAGTCCCCGAGGCCATCCGCAAGGGTGGCGAGAACGCGAAGAAGAACCTGTTCCGCGTTCCTCGCATGGGCCACACCATCCCGCACGAGATCCTGGGGCACTTTGGTGCCGGCTGGGTGCTCCTGAAGCCGGCCTCCGAAGGTACGGGCGTCATCGCCGGTGGTGCGGTGCGCGCGGTGCTGGAGGCGGCGGGCATCCGCAACATCCTGACCAAGAGCCAGGGTTCGCGGAATCCGCACAACGTGCTGAAGGCCACGGTGGCGGGCCTGAAGCTGCTGCGCAGCGCCGAGCAGGTCGCGCGGCTGCGTGGCAAGGACGTCGAGACCCAGAAGCTCGCGGGCGAGGCGAGGGGCTAGTCATGGCGCTCAAGGTTAAGCTGACGAAGAGCTTCTCGGGGTCTTCCGAGGACATGCTGGCCACCATCAAGGGCCTCGGTCTGAAGAAGTTCGGCGACGAGCGGCTGTTGAAGGACACCCCGGCGGTGCGCGGCATGGTGTTCAAGGTAAAGCACCTGGTCTCCCTGGAGACGGTCAGCCAGGAGGCCCCGGCGCCCAAGCGCCGCAAGCCCCGGAAGATTGTCGCCCGGGACCGCGCCCTGGAGCGCCTGGCCGCCAAGGCCAAGGCCTGAGAACTGAGGATCCAACATGAGCATCCTGACCAATCTGAAGCGCCCTGAGGGCTCCTGGCACCGCAAGAAGCGCGTGGGCCGTGGCCAGGGTAGCGGCCTGGGCAAGACGGCCGGCCGCGGCGGCAAGGGCCAGAAGGCCCGCTCCGGCAACATGCGGTTCGAGGGCTTCGAAGGCGGCCAGAGCCCGCTGCAGCGCCGCCTGCCGAAGTTCGGCTTCAACCCGCCCAACCGCACCACCTACGCGGTGGTGAACCTGGGCGACCTGGAGCACACGTTCGACGCTGGCGCCACGGTGGACGAGGCCGCGCTGAAGCAGGCGGGCCTGGTCAAGGGCCGTTATGATGGCGTGAAGGTCCTGGCCCACGGCGAGCTCGCCAAGAAGCTCACCGTCAAGGTGAACAAGGTGTCCGCGGCGGCTCGCGAGAACATCGAGAAGGCGGGCGGCTCCGTGGAGGAGCTTCCCCTGGTGGCGCACAAGCCGGAGTCGGCCGCCAAGGCCCACGCTGGCAAGGGCGTCAAGGCTCCTCGCCAGCCCCGGGCGTAGGCGTGACCGGCGGCGCGCATCACAGTGATGTGGTGCGCGCCCTCAGCCTTGTGTAGGCTTCCGCGCCCCTTTCCGGAACCGGAGAGGGGCGTTTGTTGTTGCTGGCAGAACCTCTTGAAGAGGATGGCATTACCGTGGCCCTGAACGCCTTCGCCAACGTCTTCCGCATCGCGGAGCTGCGCAGCCGGCTTGCGTACACGCTCGTGCTGCTGTCCGTCTACCGCATCGGCATCTTCATCAACACGCCGGGCGTGGACCGCTCTGCGATGAACGCGTTCATGGACGCCCAGAAACAATCGGGCGGCCTCGTGTCGCTGTTCAACCTCTTCTCCGGCGGCGCGCTGGAGCAGATGTCCATCTTCGGCCTGGGCATCATGCCGTACGTGAGCGCCTCCATCATCATCCAGCTCCTGGCGGTGGTGGTGCCCAGCCTGGAGCGCCTGCAGAAGGAAGGCGCCGCGGGCCGCCAGAAGATCAACCAGTACACGCGCTACGGAACCATCGCGCTGTCCATCGTGCAGGGCGTGGGCATCTCGCGGTGGCTGGCCTCGCTGGGACGCTCCGACGCGGGGCAGGGCGGCTTCAACCAGGTGGTGGTACCCAACGACAACCTCTGGTTCACCTTCATGACGGTGGTCAGCCTCACGGCGGGCACGGCCTTCATCATGTGGCTGGGCGAGCGCATCACCGAGCGCGGCATCGGCAACGGCATCTCGCTCATCATCTTCGCGGGCATCGTGGCGCGCGTGCTGCCCGGCGCGAAGACGCTGCTGGACCTGACGTCGCAGGAAGTGGTGAACGTGGCCGCGGTGCTGGGCCTGCTCTTCTTCATGCTCCTCATCATCGGCGTGGTGGTCTACGTGGAACGGGGCATGCGTCGGGTGCCCATCCAGTACGCCAAGCGCATGGCGGGCCGTCGCATGTTCGCGGGCCAGGCCACGTACTTCCCCATGAAGGTGAACGCCTCGGGCGTGATTCCCCCCATCTTCGCCGGCGCGGTGCTGTCCTTCCCGGCGACGCTGGGCGCGTGGTTCCCCTTCCTGCAGGGCTTCCAGCGCAGCATCGAGGGCAACCTCTGGGTCTACAACGGCCTGTTCGTGCTGCTGGTGGTGTTCTTCTCCTACTTCTACACGGCGCTCACCTTCCGGCCGGATGACGTGGCGGACAACATCAAGAAGCAGGGTGGCTACATCCCCGGCATCCGCCCGGGCCGTCAGACGGCGGAGTTCATTGAGCGCACGCTCAACCGCCTCACGTTCGGTGGCGCCATCTACCTGGCCATCATCTGTGTGATTCCGTCCGTCATCAGCAGCGTGCTCGGGGTGCAGTTCACCTTCGGCGGCACGGCGCTCCTCATCGTGGTGGGCGTGGCGCTGGACACGGTGCAGCAGATTGAGGGCCACCTCATCAGCCGCAACTACGAAGGCTTCGCGGGTCCGCGTGGTCCGCGCATCCGCGGCCGGGTTCGCGTGGCGGCCTGACAGCGGTCGGTTGTGTTCCGGGCGCCTCTCCCCAATGGTGGGGAGGGGCGCCTCGTCGTTCAAGGGTGGACGTAGGTACAAAGGAGCGACATGAACCTCATCCTCTTGGGGCCGCCGAACGCCGGGAAGGGAACCCAGGCGAAGAAGCTCTACGCGGACTTCCAGATCCCGCAGATCTCCACCGGCGACATCCTGCGCAAGGCCGTGAAGGATGGCACGCCGCTGGGCAAGGTGGCCGGGCCGCTGATGGCCGCGGGGCAGTACGTCCCGGACGACGTCGTCATCGGCATCGTGGAGGAGCGGCTGAAGGAGCCGGACGTAGCCCAGGGCTTCGTGCTTGACGGCTTTCCCCGCACCCCGGGACAGGCGGACGCGCTGGACCGGATGCTGGAGCGGTTGGGCAAGCAGCTGAACGCGGTCGTGTCGCTCGAGGTCCCTCACTCGACGCTGGTCGAGCGTGGCTCCGGCCGGCGCGTGTGCCCCAATGACGGGTCCGTCTTCCACGTCACCCAGAGCCCGCCGAAGCGCGCGGGCCTGTGCGATAAGTGCAGCACGGAGCTCGTGCAGCGTCCGGATGACACGCCGGAGGTCATCGAGAAGCGCCTGCAGAAGTACGACGCCGAGACGTCCCCTCTGAAGAACTTCTACGCGAAGAAGGGGCTGCTCAAGAGCGTGGACGGCGTCGGGTCTCCGGAGGGCATCTACGAGGAGATCAAGAAGGCCGCTGGCCGTCCTGCCTGAGCCTGGGGCAGCCAGTGAGGCGAGGGCAGGGCCGGTCTGGACTGCCGCCCCACCGTTCATGGGTTCCCGACAGAGCAGCGGGCTGGTAGGGAAAGGGGCGCATGAACCCGGTGGAGATCAAGAGCCCGGATGAGATTGCCCTGATGCGGGAAGCGGGGCGGATCGTCTGTGAGATCCTGGACGAACTGGAGAAGGCAGTGGCCCCCGGTGTCTCCACCTGGGATTTGGACGCCCTGGCGGAGCAGCTCATCGCCAAGAAGGGCGCCCGGTCGGCGTTCAAGGGCTACCACGGCTTTCCGGGTGTCCTCTGCGCCTCCGTGAACCAGGAGGTCGTCCATGGCATCCCCAACCGGAAGCGGCGGTTGGTGGCGGGGGACCTGATGAAGCTGGACTTCGGGGTGGTCTACCGCGGCTTCTTCGGGGACTCGGCGCGGACGGTGCCGGTGGGGAAGGTGACGCCAGAGGCCCAGGCCCTGGTGGACGTTACCCGGCAGTCCCTGGAGAAGGCCATCCAGGCGATGCAGCCGGGCAACCGGATTGGCGACATTGGTCACGCGGTGCAGAACCACGTGGAGGCGCGGGGGTTCTCCGTGGTCCGGGACTTCACGGGGCACGGGATTGGCCGGAAGCTACACGAGCCGCCGCAGGTGCCCAACTACGGGCAGGCGGGGTCAGGGATGAAGCTGCGGCCAGGCATGGTCCTGGCGGTGGAACCGATGGTGAACCAGGGGACTCCCGACGTGGAGGTCCTGGAGGACGAGTGGACGGCCGTCACCGTGGACGGCAAGTTGTCCGCCCACTTCGAGCACACCATCCTGATCTCAGAGCGGGGGCCGGAAGTGCTGACCCGGCGTCGATGAGGGCCCCCGGCCCCAGGGTGAAATAGGGTGATGTCAGAAGGTGTTGATAGAGGTCCAGATTTCAGATCGCGCGGCGCTTGCTACTTACGGACCAAAGTGTTATCCCGCCGCGCTTCCAGAAGGTTCGTGGTCCGGGAAGAAGGTTGACGCTTGCCGAAGGATGATTCCATCGAAGTCGAGGGGACCGTTATGGAGCCCCTACCGAACGCGATGTTCCGCGTGGTGCTGGACAACGGCCACAAGGTGCTCGCGCACATCTCGGGTAAGATGCGGATGCACTTCATCCGTATCCTTCCGGGCGACAAGGTGAAGGTCGAGTTGTCGCCGTATGACCTGACCCGTGGACGGATCACGTACCGGGCCAA comes from the Corallococcus exiguus genome and includes:
- the rplE gene encoding 50S ribosomal protein L5; protein product: MADEKKADSKEKKSKKRGKEEAKKVGFAANIEEGLKARSARLKDRFRAEGVPALMKELGLGNPMEVPRLEKIVVNMGLGEALANNKILESAVDQLAAITGQKPVVTRARKSIANFKLRQGQAIGAAVTLRGDRMFEFMDRLITVALPRVRDFKGVSPKAFDGKGNYTLGVREQIIFPEINYDQIEKVKGLNISFVTTARNDEQGLALMRHFGMPFRQ
- the rplX gene encoding 50S ribosomal protein L24, with the translated sequence MQKLKVGDTIQVISGSERSEKTPATKRGKVLKVDREAGRVTVEGLRLVKRHMRKTPQSPEGGIIEKPGTIALSNVQVVCAKCDKPTRVGIRKEGETSKRFCKQCDALID
- the rpsJ gene encoding 30S ribosomal protein S10, whose product is MATQKIRIRLKAYDSKLLDQSAGEIVETAKRTGAKVAGPIPLPTRINKFTVLRSPHVDKKSREQFEIRTHKRLLDILEPTQQTLDALMKLDLSAGVDVEIKS
- the rpsC gene encoding 30S ribosomal protein S3, encoding MGQKVHPIGFRLGVIKTWDSKWFEHKNYAQWLHEDIRIREFVKKSLNHAGVSKVEIERAANKVKVNVHTARPGIVIGKRGAGIETVKKDLQQFTKNEVFLNIVEVRKAETDAQLVAENIATQLERRIAFRRAMKKALQTAMKFGAKGIRVACSGRLGGAEMARYEWYREGRVPLHTLRADIDFGFAEAKTTYGKIGCKVWICKGEVLPGKGGQAPMPTNR
- the rpmC gene encoding 50S ribosomal protein L29; translation: MATAKELKELSTDDLQNRAKELRDTLVQDRLKRRTGSLDSPAEGVQHRRDLARILTVLGEKARAAKAG
- the rpsS gene encoding 30S ribosomal protein S19; the protein is MARSIKKGPFVDDHLLKKIEGMIAANKKAVVKTWSRRSTILPEFVGHTFAVHNGKKFIPVFVTENMVGHKLGEFAPTRTFGGHSAEKKVAKAPGK
- the rpsQ gene encoding 30S ribosomal protein S17, with the protein product MRTNMAEATETPAAETSTRGRPKTRVGIVTSNKMQKTVVVTVQRRAPHPKYGKIMSLREKYKAHVEDHDYPKKVTINEGDRVRIAETKPASKDKRWRVVEVLEKSKNV
- the rplB gene encoding 50S ribosomal protein L2, with the translated sequence MGIKKYKPTSAARRLMTVSDFADITKDSPEKALTEPLKRSGGRNVHGHITRRHQGGGHKRRYRTIDFKRRDKDGVPAKVVAVEYDPNRTANIALLHYADGDKRYILAPVGLAVGDTVFAGSTADIRPGNSLPLQNIPVGTVIHNVELKPGRGAQVIRSAGTSGQLMAKEDRYAQVRMPSGAVRKVLIECRATVGQVGNIEHEIIRIGKAGKSRWLGIRPTVRGLAMNPVDHPHGGGEGKSGQGNPHPVSPWGKKTKGLTTRTNKRTDKFIVSGRRQGARSQ
- the rpsH gene encoding 30S ribosomal protein S8; amino-acid sequence: MPVNDPVGDMLTRLRNASRARHDKVVIPHSKLKVEIVKVLKDEGYIGDFAIHEVAPQNEITVQLKYGPDRSPAITGIRRVSKPGLRRYVAVRDIQPVLGGMGISILSTSRGILVDTEARKQKVGGELLCTVY
- the rplD gene encoding 50S ribosomal protein L4, producing the protein MAKFDVVDLDLKKVSEIELSDEIFGAEPNTHLFYEVAKMQQINRRRGTVGVKNTSLVSGGGKKPWKQKGTGRARQGSIRASHWVGGGKAMAPKARDYFYRPPRKVRRGALRAVLSLRAREKQLIILDGFKLDAPKSKQAFEVLTRRLKLQNALIIDERGNTNLHRSVRNLAKFDVLPPEGLNLESVLKHSHVVLTSAAAKALEGSLS
- the rplN gene encoding 50S ribosomal protein L14, with the translated sequence MIQMQSVLDVADNSGAKKVFCIKVLGGSKRKYASIGDVIVVSIREALPNSKVKKGDVAKAVIVRTRREVGRADGSYIKFDGNSAVLINKDLEPIGTRIFGPVARELRARKFMKIISLAPEVL
- the rplP gene encoding 50S ribosomal protein L16 encodes the protein MLQPARTKYRKMQKGRMFGSAHRGSDLTYGEFGLVSLQPGWITSRQIEAARIAMTRHVKRGGKIWIRIFPDKPITKKPAETRMGTGKGGVEYYVAVVKPGRVLYEMEGMTQEIATGALKLAQAKLPVLTKIVRRSELSL
- a CDS encoding 50S ribosomal protein L23; translation: MNLNDVIKGPLITEKLDKAREKFRQYSFIVDRKATKHDVSRAVQSLFKVTVEAVRTNIVRGKTKRVGKSIGQRPNFKKAVVTLKEGDKIELFEGGAV
- the rplV gene encoding 50S ribosomal protein L22 is translated as MESTAHLRHLRMSPRKLSLVAALIRGKPVEAALNILKFTPRAAARPVEKLIKSAVANATDLSKGQVDVDTLYVKTISVDQAATQRRFMPRAMGRATPIQKKSAHVHVVLAEAKK
- a CDS encoding type Z 30S ribosomal protein S14; this encodes MAKLSKIAQAKRKLKFPVRQYNRCGLCGRPRAFLRKFKMCRICLRHRALRGEITGVTKSSW